A stretch of the Acyrthosiphon pisum isolate AL4f chromosome A2, pea_aphid_22Mar2018_4r6ur, whole genome shotgun sequence genome encodes the following:
- the LOC100163883 gene encoding ATP-dependent Clp protease ATP-binding subunit clpX-like, mitochondrial — translation MATRLCSKCIQSKLYTNYLNLSRNLSVLTHGHHKRDTVHQRNFQTSPSYLNVENSGTGRKGDNTGHTGIVCPKCTTANLEFFLTSNRFLRCQRCYHIFKVISAEENNLKDVTEEQNKYKPPPIPKEIFVNLNKYVIGQELAKKVLAVAVYNHCKRIIHNITTPKKNDVIDQRLLDNLQNSRENLSNNHIFGMPQMDSTKNNQDEIKITSIFEDTLLEKSNIILLGPTGCGKTLLAQTIAKQLDVPFAICDCTNLTQAGYVGEDIESVIGKLLQAANYDVEKAQTGIIFLDEIDKIGAVPGIHQLRDVGGEGVQQGMLKMLEGTVVNVPEKNTRKLRNETVQVDTTNILFVASGAFTGLDRLISRRTNQNSLGFGAEINNEMGSSRAAAEADRVASTTSYTDIEKENAERDGLLKKVEPRDLIQFGMIPEFVGRFPVLVPFHSLNRNLLVRILTEPKNSTVKQFKLLFGLDKVELTFTDEALRAIASQALEKKTGARGLRAIVESILLDPMFEIPGSDVVSVHVTEDAVNGKMNPHCIRGRPIDEGEAKMDTRAKVE, via the exons ATGGCGACTAGATTGTGTTCGAAATGTATACAATCCAAACtgtacactaattatttaaatttatcaagaAACTTGA GTGTGTTGACCCATGGCCATCACAAAAGAGACACTGTTCACCAACGTAATTTCCAGACGTCGCCTAGTTATTTGAATGTAGAAAACTCGGGGACAGGACGCAAGGGTGATAACACAGGCCACACGGGAATTGTTTGTCCGAAGTGCACAACTGCCAATTTAGAGTTCTTTTTGA CTTCTAATCGATTTTTGAGATGTCAGCGATGTTATCATATATTCAAAGTAATTTCTGccgaagaaaataatttaaaagatgtAACagaagaacaaaataaatataaaccacCACCAATTCCAAAAGAA ATTTTTGTGAACCTTAATAAGTATGTGATTGGTCAAGAATTAGCTAAGAAAGTGTTAGCTGTGGCAGTTTACAATCATTGTAAacgtattattcataatattacaacaccAAAAAAGAATGATGTGATTGATCAACGGTTACTGGATAATTTACAAAACTCAAGag agaATTTATCTAACAACCATATATTTGGAATGCCACAAATGGATAGTACAAAAAACAATCAAgacgaaattaaaattacttcaaTATTTGAAGATACACTGTTAGAAAAaagtaacattatattgttgGGACCTACTGGATGTG gaaAAACATTATTGGCTCAAACAATAGCTAAGCAATTAGATGTACCATTTGCAATTTGTGATTGTACTAATTTGACACAAGCTGGTTATGTGGGAGAAGATATTGAAAGTGTAATTGGAAAACTCCTACAAGCCGCTAATTATGATGTTGAAAAAGCTCAAACTg gtattattttcttggatgaaattgataaaattggtGCAGTACCTGGAATTCATCAATTGAGGGATGTTGGAGGTGAAGGAGTTCAACAAGGAATGttgaaa ATGTTGGAAGGTACTGTTGTTAATGTACCAGAAAAAAATACCAGAAAACTTCGAAATGAAACAGTTCAAGTTGATACTACTAATATCCTGTTTGTTGCTTCTGGCGCATTTACTGGTCTTGATAGACTTATAAGTCGCAGGACAAACCAGAAC agtCTGGGATTTGGAGcagaaattaataatgaaatggGAAGTAGTAGAGCTGCTGCTGAAGCCGACCGTGTTGCTTCAACAACTTCATACACTGATATTGAAAAGGAAAATGCTGAACGAGATGgactattaaaaaaagttgaaccaAGAGATTTAATTCAATTTGGAATGATACCT gAATTTGTGGGAAGGTTTCCAGTTTTGGTTCCATTCCACTCCTTAAATAGAAACTTGCTTGTACGAATCCTTACCGAGCCAAAAAATAGTACAGTTAAACAATTCAAATTACTGTTTGGATTAGACAAAGTTGAATTAACATTCACGGATGAAGCACTTAGAGCTATTGCCTCACAagccttagaaaaaaaaacaggtgCTCGAGGATTACGAGCAATTGTG GAATCCATTTTGTTGGACCCAATGTTTGAAATACCTGGATCTGATGTAGTTAGTGTTCATGTCACTGAAGATGCAGTCAATGGAAAAATGAATCCACATTGTATAAGAGGCCGTCCAATTGATGAAGGAGAAGCCAAAATGGATACAAGAGCTAAAGTTGAATGa